The following DNA comes from Agromyces mangrovi.
GCGTGCTGCACGACGGGGTGTTCTTCGCCGCGACCGAGCTCTACGGCATCACGTTCACCGAGCGTGACGACCTCGTCGCCTACCACCCCGACGCGCGGGTCTTCGAGGTGCACGAGGCCGACGGCTCCCCCGTCGGACTCTTCGTGTTCGACCTCTACACGCGCGACTCCAAGCGCGGCGGCGCCTGGATGAACCCGATCGTCACCCAGTCGACGCTGCTCGGCACGCTGCCCGTCGTGGTCAACAACCTCAACGTGCCCAAGCCCGCCGCGGGCGAGCCGACGCTGCTCACCTACGACGAGACCCGCACGCTGTTCCACGAGTTCGGGCACGCGCTGCACGGGCTCTTCGGGAGCACGACGTACCCGAAGCTGTCGGGCACGAGCGTGCACCGCGACTTCGTCGAGTTCCCGAGCCAGGTGAACGAGATGTGGATGCTGTGGCCCGAGGTGCTCGCCAACTATGCGGTGCACCACGAGACGGGCGAGCGGATGCCGCAGGAGCTCGTCGACCGCCTCCTGGCCGCCGAGCAGTGGGGCGAGGGCCACGCGACCGTCGAGTACCTCGCCGCCGCGCTGCTCGACCAGGCGTGGCACCGGCTGACCGCCGACGACGTGGTCGACGACGTCGCCGCGTTCGAGGCGCGGGCGCTGGCCGACGCGGGCCTCGACGACCCGCTCGTGCCGACGCGCTACTCGAGCACTTACTTCGCGCACACCTTCTCCGGCGGCTACAGCGCGGGCTACTACTCGTACATCTGGAGCGAGGTGCTCGACGCCGACACGGTCGAGTGGTTCCGCGAGCACGGCGGACTCACGCGCGAGAACGGCGAGCGGTTCCGCCGGCGCCTGCTCGGCGTCGGCGGCGGCGGCGACCCGCTCGAGGCGTACCGCGACTTCCGCGGGCGCGACGCCGAGCTCGAGCCGCTGCTGCGGCGCCGCGGGCTCGACGCGTAGGACGCGCTCACGCGAACGCGCCGCCACCCGTCGGGGTGGCGGCGCGTTCGAACGTCGCGTGGTGCGTGCGGCTGACGGTCAGATCGCGAAGCCGAGGGCGCGCATCTGGTCGCGGCCGTCGTCGGTGATCCGCTCCGGACCCCACGGCGGCATCCACACCCAGTTGATGCGGAACGCGTCGACGACCCCGTCGAGGGCCTGCGCGGTCTGCTCCTCGAGCACGTCGGTCAGCGGGCATCCGGCGCTCGTGAGCGTCATGTGGATGATCAGCGCGTCGTGCTCGTCGTCCCAGCCGAGGTCGTAGATCAGGCCCAGGTCGACGACGTTGACCCCCAACTCGGGGTCCATGACGTCCTTCAGCGCCTCTTCGACCTGATCGAACTTCTCGGGTGCCAGCGTCGAAACCATGGGATCAGCTTACGACCGCACCGTCGAGATAGCGATCGTAGCCCTCCTCCTCGAGACGCTCGGCCAGCTCGGGGCCGCCCTCCTCGGCCACGCGTCCGGCGACGAACACGTGCACGTAGTCGGGCGTGATGTAGCGGAGGATGCGGGTGTAGTGCGTGATCAGCAGCACGCCGAGGCCCGTCTGCTCCTTGGCGCGGTTGACGCCCTCGGAGACGATCTTGAGCGCGTCGACGTCGAGGCCGGAGTCGGTCTCGTCGAGCACCGCGAAGTCGGGCTTCAGCAGCTCGAGCTGGAGGATCTCGTTGCGCTTCTTCTCGCCGCCCGAGAAGCCCTCGTTGACGTTGCGCTCCGCGAAGGCGGGGTCCATCCGCAGGTTCGCCATCGACTCGCGCACGTCCTTGACCCAGCCGCGCACGGCGGGAGCCTGACCGTCGATCGCGGTCTTCGCGGTGCGGAGGAAGTTGGTGACGGTGACGCCGGGGATCTCGACCGGGTACTGCATGGCGAGGAACAGGCCCGCGCGGGCGCGCTCGTCGACGCTCATCTCCAGCACGTCCTCACCATCGAGGGTGATGGAGCCGGAGACGACGGTGTACTTGGGGTGGCCGGCGATCGTGTAGGCCAGCGTGGACTTGCCCGAGCCGTTCGGGCCCATGATCGCGTGGATCTCGCCCTTGCGGATGGTCAGGTCGACGCCGCGCAGGATCTCGCGGGTGCCCTGCTCGGTCTCGACGTTGACGTGGAGGTCCTTGATCTCGAGGACAGACATGGTTCGTTGCGTTCACTTCCCGGCGCTGACGCGCCGTGGTCGGGGGTTCAGACGTTCAGGGTGACGGTCGGGTCGATGAAGACGCCGCCGTCGGCGAGCTCCACCCGGTACACCGGGACGGGCTCGTAGGCGGGGAGGGTGAGGGGCTTGCCGGTCTTGAGGGAGAACTTCGACCCGTGCGCCCAGCACTCGAGCGTGTCGTCCTCCACGAAGCCCTCGGCGAGCGAGATGTCGCCGTGCGTGCAGGTGTCGCCGATGGCGTGCACGTCGCCCGCGGCATCCTTCACCACGGCGATCGGGGTGCCCTCGACGACGAAGCGCTGGGCCTGGTCGGCCTCGAGCGCGTCGACGTCGCAGACGCGGACCGCGCTCACGAGGGGAGCACCCCGCCCGCGAGCTCGGCCTCGATCGCCTCGGCGAGGTGCGCCTCGAGGTCGGGCACGCCGATCTTCTGCACGATCTCGGCGAGGAAGCCGATGACGACGAGGCGCCGGGCCTCGTCCTCGCGGATGCCGCGCGCCTGCAGGTAGAACAGCTGCTCGTCGTCGAAGCGTCCGGTCGCGCTCGCGTGGCCGGCACCCTGGATGTCGCCCGTTTCGATCTCGAGGTTCGGGATCGAGTCGGCGCGCGCGCCGGGCGTGAGCACCAGGTTGCGGTTCGCCTCGTACGAGTCGGTGCCGACGGCGTCGCGCCCGATCAGCACGTCGCCGATCCACACGCTGCGTGCCGTCTCGCCCTGCAGCGCGCCCTTGTAGAGCACGTCGCCGCGCGTGTGCGGCCCCTTGTGGTGCAGGAACACCTGGCTCTCGAAGTGCTGCCCGGCGTCGGAGAAGCTGAGCCCGTAGAGCTCCGCCTCCGAGCCCTCGCCCGCGAGCTCGACGCTCGGGTTGAGGCGCACGACCCCGCCGCCGAACGACACGACGACGTGGCGGAGGTAGGCGTCGCGGCCGACGCGCGCCTGGTGCGCGGCGGCGTGGATCGCGTCGTCGGCCCACTCCTGCACGCTCACGACCGTGAGGTTCGCGCCCTCGCGGACGAGCACCTCGACGTTCTGGGCGAACGTGGTGCTGCCGGCGTGGCGGAGCACGATCGTGCCACGCGAGTTGGGCTTGGCCTCGATCACGACGTGGCCGTTGGCCCGGCGCTCCGCGCCGTTGCCCGTGAGCTGCACGACGACGGGCCCGTCGAGCTCCACGCCGTCGGGCACCACGAGGTGCAGGGCCTCGTCGGTGTGCTTCCAGGCGAGGGCGCTCGGGAGGTCCTCGGGGGTGAACGCCTCACCACGCGGGGCCTGGCCGACGGCCAGGGTGCCCAGCTCGATCGCGTCGGCGCCGGTGACCTTCCAGTCCACGGCGGCGTCGCCGGCGCGGTCGTCGGTCGCCTCGTCGGCGAAGACGCCCGCGATGCGCGCGATCGGGGTGTGCTTCCAGTCGACCTCGGTGCCCGCGGGCACGCC
Coding sequences within:
- a CDS encoding metal-sulfur cluster assembly factor — encoded protein: MVSTLAPEKFDQVEEALKDVMDPELGVNVVDLGLIYDLGWDDEHDALIIHMTLTSAGCPLTDVLEEQTAQALDGVVDAFRINWVWMPPWGPERITDDGRDQMRALGFAI
- the sufC gene encoding Fe-S cluster assembly ATPase SufC, which produces MSVLEIKDLHVNVETEQGTREILRGVDLTIRKGEIHAIMGPNGSGKSTLAYTIAGHPKYTVVSGSITLDGEDVLEMSVDERARAGLFLAMQYPVEIPGVTVTNFLRTAKTAIDGQAPAVRGWVKDVRESMANLRMDPAFAERNVNEGFSGGEKKRNEILQLELLKPDFAVLDETDSGLDVDALKIVSEGVNRAKEQTGLGVLLITHYTRILRYITPDYVHVFVAGRVAEEGGPELAERLEEEGYDRYLDGAVVS
- a CDS encoding non-heme iron oxygenase ferredoxin subunit, encoding MSAVRVCDVDALEADQAQRFVVEGTPIAVVKDAAGDVHAIGDTCTHGDISLAEGFVEDDTLECWAHGSKFSLKTGKPLTLPAYEPVPVYRVELADGGVFIDPTVTLNV
- the sufD gene encoding Fe-S cluster assembly protein SufD, whose protein sequence is MTSAIQTPPVAPGSRAHSDGAGAFVPVQTRTERTRSYDPADFGVPAGTEVDWKHTPIARIAGVFADEATDDRAGDAAVDWKVTGADAIELGTLAVGQAPRGEAFTPEDLPSALAWKHTDEALHLVVPDGVELDGPVVVQLTGNGAERRANGHVVIEAKPNSRGTIVLRHAGSTTFAQNVEVLVREGANLTVVSVQEWADDAIHAAAHQARVGRDAYLRHVVVSFGGGVVRLNPSVELAGEGSEAELYGLSFSDAGQHFESQVFLHHKGPHTRGDVLYKGALQGETARSVWIGDVLIGRDAVGTDSYEANRNLVLTPGARADSIPNLEIETGDIQGAGHASATGRFDDEQLFYLQARGIREDEARRLVVIGFLAEIVQKIGVPDLEAHLAEAIEAELAGGVLPS